One genomic window of Pseudoxanthomonas sp. includes the following:
- the ubiH gene encoding 2-octaprenyl-6-methoxyphenyl hydroxylase → MSARHDVVIVGGGLVGASLAIALDRLGRDVALIEATPLGDVPAVFDERNLSFAAATVNALTALGVMQRLRNPTGAIQRIHVSRAGDFGRVLLSAQDYGRSEFGQVVVARDFGMALEDALADCRHLTRYRPAKFLDLAAAGSGERVLRVGTVEGEVELTTPLLVGADGSNSMVRGALGIGAERHDYGQRLFVARVRTSRAPDGTAWERFGNDGPTALLPRGDRHHGLIHGVPEAQAEAVAALDEAAWLAHAQAAFGWRAGRFLASGPRSAYPIIKVLAERLIAPRAVLMGNAAQSIHPLGAQGFNLGLRDALTLAELIVEHDDPGSDALLADYLRRRQPDRERTLRFSDGLARLTSNDAPLLRPLRSAGLLAAGQLQSVQSMLVGGAMGFAGDVPALCREAAP, encoded by the coding sequence ATGAGTGCACGACATGATGTGGTGATCGTCGGCGGCGGCCTGGTTGGGGCCAGCCTGGCGATCGCGCTGGACCGGCTGGGGCGCGATGTCGCCCTGATTGAAGCGACCCCGCTGGGCGACGTGCCGGCGGTGTTCGACGAACGCAACCTGAGTTTTGCGGCCGCGACGGTCAATGCGTTGACCGCGCTGGGCGTGATGCAGCGCCTGCGCAATCCGACCGGGGCGATCCAGCGGATCCACGTCAGCCGGGCCGGGGATTTTGGCCGGGTGCTGCTGTCGGCGCAGGACTACGGGCGTAGCGAATTCGGCCAGGTGGTGGTGGCGCGTGATTTCGGCATGGCGCTGGAAGATGCGCTGGCCGATTGCAGGCATCTCACCCGGTATCGGCCGGCGAAGTTCCTGGACCTGGCGGCCGCAGGCAGTGGCGAGCGCGTCCTGCGCGTCGGAACGGTGGAAGGCGAGGTCGAACTCACGACGCCGCTGCTGGTCGGTGCCGATGGCAGCAACAGCATGGTGCGTGGCGCGCTGGGCATCGGCGCCGAGCGCCACGATTACGGCCAGCGCCTGTTCGTGGCGCGGGTACGGACCTCGCGCGCGCCGGACGGCACGGCCTGGGAGCGCTTCGGCAACGACGGCCCGACCGCGCTGCTGCCACGCGGTGATCGCCACCATGGCCTGATCCATGGCGTGCCGGAGGCGCAGGCCGAGGCCGTCGCGGCGCTGGATGAGGCCGCCTGGCTGGCGCATGCGCAGGCGGCGTTCGGTTGGCGTGCCGGGCGCTTCCTCGCCAGTGGGCCACGCAGTGCCTATCCGATCATCAAGGTGCTGGCCGAACGCCTGATCGCACCGCGGGCGGTGCTGATGGGCAACGCCGCGCAGAGCATCCATCCATTGGGTGCACAGGGTTTCAACCTGGGCCTGCGCGATGCGCTGACCCTGGCCGAGCTGATCGTCGAACACGATGACCCTGGCAGCGACGCGCTGCTGGCCGACTACCTGCGCCGGCGCCAGCCGGATCGCGAGCGCACGCTGCGCTTCTCCGATGGGTTGGCGCGCCTGACCAGCAACGATGCGCCGCTGCTGCGGCCATTGCGCAGCGCCGGCTTGCTGGCTGCCGGCCAACTGCAGAGCGTGCAGTCGATGCTGGTCGGCGGCGCGATGGGCTTTGCCGGCGACGTGCCGGCGCTGTGCCGCGAGGCCGCACCGTGA
- a CDS encoding type IV pilin protein: MKRTQRMRAGVTGFTLIELMITVAVIAILAAIAMASYNWAMVKSRRAAAVTCLQQGAQFMERYYTTNMSYKDATVPTTCDGVSATFYTVSGGTPTASAFTITATPTSKQNDTLCGTLTINQQGVRTASGTAASSPAQCW, translated from the coding sequence ATGAAAAGAACGCAGCGCATGCGCGCCGGTGTCACCGGCTTCACCCTGATCGAACTGATGATCACCGTGGCGGTCATCGCCATCCTGGCGGCCATCGCCATGGCCAGCTACAACTGGGCCATGGTCAAGAGCCGCCGTGCCGCGGCCGTGACCTGCCTGCAGCAGGGGGCGCAGTTCATGGAGCGCTATTACACGACCAACATGTCCTACAAGGATGCGACGGTGCCGACGACCTGCGATGGCGTGTCGGCGACGTTCTACACGGTCAGCGGCGGCACGCCCACGGCCAGCGCCTTCACCATCACGGCCACGCCGACCAGCAAGCAGAACGACACGCTGTGCGGCACCCTGACCATCAACCAGCAGGGCGTGCGTACGGCCAGCGGAACGGCCGCGAGCAGCCCGGCCCAGTGTTGGTAG
- a CDS encoding PilC/PilY family type IV pilus protein produces the protein MTASQEDVRRPHRLRPLLALCPLSLAAAVVAIAAWPVGAATTVTGLTIPDSPLITDSTIAPNLLFVLDDSGSMSYEYMPDDVPAISTSVTTSTLSCGNYVNSTAIGYMGCSAYPRNTLYYNPATTYYPWTLPASDSTTTYRMSGGTSYSAAYADTMFVPYSGTGPAGSGTITTTSTTTDLSSSVRTFYVPKDTTQTANSYLSLATNYYRYQILTSGTIYRSEYATYTSSNTPSTTSSGTLKTGVTASGKSFSTAYTLAIPANVTTVTFTASGANNSSFTLYAKSGSAVSNTNNSGAACSASGSTSSTSCSVSSPTSGSVYYVNIYATSNNTSISGVTLSYSYTVSTAATGGCDTSTGTTTYGWRNCSATLPNTSRTTAEELANYATWYSYYRTRTKAAKAGASAAFAEMDGSVRVGYRTINSRGACGGSTSYSNGSTGTCKTTYSSAYNLPTQDVPIPVNYNNGVFSDTGSDSSTTAFNNRTQWYNRLFSTVPSGNTPLRGALQTAGYYFSDLTTSGGANSTTQSGNGAYGPETGSDQYACRQNFTILTTDGYWNEDSYSNSTIGNSDSVSGTTYTSSSGVSAGYTAENPYIGGLAKNSSNGSASYPTLADVANYYWKNDLRTDLSNIVPTSTTLSSTNTPDPAFWQHMVTFTIGLGLSGTVNESSVYGVLKQGYATYTSGTTTATGWPTPVNNSSTTIDDLLHAAVNGHGTYVAANDPDAFATGLRNALAAVTERTGSFSNVISQSTSASSSNSLFFSNYVSGVWTGKLYACAATDSSCVSPLWTTADTLASQYSGTSTTSIAGRGIYTCGILGSDGTCTGSTFPTTAQQTTLGGVDVTNYLRGLQTKELLNGGTLRNRSTVLGDIVDSSPTYVSATNTIYVGANDGMLHAFNAATGAELFAYVPASVVGSDLASLASTTYAHRYFVDGPITVSTTAQTASKNILVGALGRGGKGLYGLDVTTPASFGASSVLWEQTETTGTTGNMGKILGQPFIAKLNNGVTALVTGNGINSTNGHAVLLIYNALTGALIKQIDTGVGGTTAATTNGLNAPTGWDDDSSGTTDYVYASDLRGHVWKFDLSSTSSSSWGLSNSSEPLFTATYTSGTTSTAQPITSGVLVAENPSTGATWAFVGTGKYLETSDITDTSVQTLYGFIDATTSSTSTTLTPGDLTSRSMYAISTTSGGVTTTQRYFNDYDSAGLTKGWYINLVVSGGTAQGERIISTPQASGTYLVFNTIIPSETTGCSSSGTSWELSLDMFTGTAGSSSYFDLDGDGVGDTTSNGKVLGGVSVSTGIASLAALLNGKLVVSDSSGALTSVGTTAISSARTSWREVLQED, from the coding sequence ATGACCGCATCTCAAGAAGACGTCCGCCGCCCGCACCGCTTGCGCCCACTGCTGGCGCTGTGCCCGTTGTCGCTTGCCGCGGCGGTGGTGGCCATCGCCGCCTGGCCGGTTGGCGCGGCCACCACCGTGACCGGGCTGACCATCCCCGACAGTCCGTTGATCACGGACTCGACCATCGCGCCAAACCTGTTGTTCGTGCTCGACGACTCGGGATCGATGTCCTATGAGTACATGCCCGACGACGTGCCTGCGATCAGTACCTCGGTCACCACCAGCACGTTGAGCTGCGGCAACTACGTCAACTCGACCGCGATCGGCTACATGGGCTGCAGTGCCTATCCGCGCAATACGCTCTACTACAACCCGGCTACCACGTACTACCCGTGGACCTTGCCCGCCTCGGACAGCACCACCACCTATCGGATGAGCGGTGGTACCAGCTATTCGGCGGCTTACGCGGACACGATGTTCGTGCCCTACAGCGGCACCGGTCCCGCCGGCAGCGGCACCATCACCACCACCAGCACCACGACCGATCTGTCCAGCAGTGTCAGGACCTTCTACGTCCCCAAGGACACCACCCAGACCGCCAACAGCTACCTGAGCCTGGCAACCAACTACTACCGCTATCAGATATTGACCAGCGGCACGATCTACCGCAGCGAGTACGCCACGTACACATCCAGCAATACGCCGAGCACCACGAGCTCGGGTACGCTGAAAACGGGTGTCACCGCCAGCGGAAAATCGTTCTCGACGGCTTACACGTTGGCGATACCGGCCAACGTGACCACGGTGACCTTCACAGCCAGTGGCGCCAACAACAGCAGTTTCACGCTGTATGCAAAGAGCGGCTCGGCGGTGAGCAACACCAATAACAGCGGCGCTGCCTGCAGCGCCAGTGGTAGCACCTCCAGCACCAGTTGCTCGGTCAGTTCCCCGACCTCTGGTTCGGTCTACTACGTCAATATCTATGCGACCAGCAACAACACCAGCATCAGTGGCGTCACGCTGAGCTACAGCTATACCGTCAGCACCGCTGCCACGGGGGGCTGCGACACCAGCACCGGAACCACCACCTACGGCTGGCGCAACTGCAGCGCGACCCTGCCAAATACCAGCCGTACCACGGCCGAGGAACTGGCCAATTACGCCACCTGGTATTCCTACTACCGCACCCGTACGAAGGCGGCCAAGGCCGGCGCCAGCGCGGCTTTTGCCGAGATGGACGGCTCGGTGCGGGTCGGCTATCGCACCATCAACAGCAGGGGCGCTTGCGGTGGCAGCACCAGCTACAGCAACGGCAGCACCGGCACCTGCAAGACCACCTATTCGAGCGCCTACAACCTGCCGACTCAGGACGTCCCGATTCCGGTCAACTACAACAACGGCGTGTTTTCCGACACAGGCAGCGACAGCAGCACCACGGCCTTCAATAACCGTACACAGTGGTACAACCGGTTGTTCTCCACCGTGCCCAGCGGCAACACTCCGCTGCGAGGTGCGCTTCAAACCGCAGGCTATTACTTCAGTGACCTGACCACGAGCGGGGGCGCCAACAGCACGACGCAGTCCGGAAATGGCGCCTATGGCCCAGAAACCGGAAGCGACCAGTATGCCTGCCGCCAGAATTTCACCATCCTGACCACCGACGGCTACTGGAATGAAGATTCCTACAGCAACAGCACGATCGGTAACTCGGACAGCGTCAGTGGCACCACGTACACCAGTTCCAGCGGCGTCAGTGCGGGTTACACGGCTGAAAATCCCTACATCGGCGGATTGGCCAAGAACAGCTCAAACGGTTCGGCCAGCTACCCGACCCTGGCGGACGTGGCCAATTACTACTGGAAGAACGATCTGCGGACCGATCTCTCCAACATCGTGCCGACCAGTACCACGCTGTCCTCGACCAATACGCCCGACCCGGCGTTCTGGCAGCACATGGTCACCTTCACGATCGGCCTGGGCCTGAGCGGTACGGTCAACGAGTCCAGCGTGTATGGCGTGCTGAAACAGGGCTACGCGACCTACACCTCGGGCACCACGACCGCCACCGGCTGGCCGACACCGGTCAACAATTCCTCGACGACCATCGACGACCTGCTGCATGCCGCGGTCAACGGGCATGGCACCTATGTTGCCGCGAATGATCCAGACGCGTTTGCGACAGGTCTGCGCAATGCGTTGGCCGCGGTGACCGAGCGAACGGGGTCGTTCTCCAACGTGATCTCGCAGAGCACCAGTGCGAGTAGCAGCAACTCGCTGTTCTTCTCCAACTACGTCTCCGGTGTGTGGACGGGAAAGCTGTATGCCTGTGCAGCCACAGACAGCAGTTGCGTCAGCCCGCTGTGGACCACGGCCGACACCCTGGCGTCCCAGTACAGCGGTACCAGCACAACCTCGATCGCCGGTCGCGGCATTTATACCTGCGGAATCCTGGGCAGTGACGGGACCTGCACCGGCTCCACGTTTCCGACCACGGCGCAGCAGACCACGCTGGGCGGGGTGGATGTGACCAATTACCTGCGCGGCCTGCAGACCAAGGAATTGCTGAACGGCGGAACCCTGCGCAATCGCAGCACGGTGCTGGGCGATATCGTCGATTCTTCGCCGACCTACGTGAGTGCGACCAATACGATCTACGTCGGCGCCAATGACGGCATGCTGCACGCCTTCAACGCGGCGACGGGCGCGGAGTTGTTTGCCTACGTACCTGCTTCGGTGGTGGGTTCGGATCTGGCTTCGCTGGCCAGCACCACGTATGCGCACAGGTATTTCGTCGACGGCCCGATTACGGTATCCACCACCGCGCAGACCGCCAGCAAGAACATCCTGGTCGGCGCGCTGGGTCGCGGCGGCAAGGGCCTGTACGGGCTGGATGTCACCACGCCGGCCAGCTTCGGTGCCAGCAGCGTCTTGTGGGAACAGACCGAAACCACCGGCACGACTGGCAACATGGGCAAGATCCTGGGCCAGCCATTCATTGCCAAGCTCAACAACGGCGTCACCGCGCTGGTCACTGGCAACGGCATCAACAGCACCAACGGCCATGCCGTGCTGTTGATCTACAACGCGTTGACCGGCGCGTTGATCAAGCAGATCGATACCGGCGTCGGCGGCACCACCGCTGCCACCACCAACGGACTGAATGCACCGACGGGCTGGGACGACGACAGCAGCGGCACGACCGATTATGTCTACGCATCCGATCTGCGTGGACATGTCTGGAAGTTCGACCTGTCCTCGACATCGTCCAGCAGCTGGGGCCTGAGCAACAGTTCCGAACCGCTGTTCACCGCCACCTATACCTCCGGCACGACAAGCACGGCGCAGCCCATCACCAGCGGCGTGCTGGTTGCGGAAAATCCGAGTACCGGCGCCACATGGGCCTTCGTCGGCACCGGCAAGTATCTGGAGACCAGTGATATCACCGATACCTCGGTGCAGACCCTGTACGGCTTCATCGACGCGACCACTTCCAGCACCAGCACGACGCTGACTCCTGGCGACCTGACCTCGCGCAGCATGTATGCGATCAGCACCACCAGTGGTGGCGTGACCACGACCCAGCGTTATTTCAACGATTACGACAGTGCCGGGTTGACGAAGGGCTGGTACATCAATCTGGTCGTCAGTGGCGGCACGGCGCAGGGGGAGCGGATCATCTCCACGCCACAGGCCAGCGGGACGTACCTAGTGTTCAACACCATTATCCCCAGCGAAACCACGGGGTGCAGTTCCAGCGGCACCAGTTGGGAGCTCTCGTTGGACATGTTCACCGGAACGGCTGGTTCGTCGTCTTATTTCGACCTGGATGGTGATGGCGTGGGTGACACGACGAGCAATGGCAAGGTGCTGGGAGGGGTCTCGGTCAGCACCGGCATCGCCTCGCTGGCGGCACTGCTGAACGGCAAACTGGTGGTCAGCGATTCCAGTGGCGCGCTGACCAGCGTAGGCACCACGGCGATCAGTTCGGCGCGCACCTCGTGGCGCGAAGTGCTGCAGGAGGATTGA
- a CDS encoding PilX N-terminal domain-containing pilus assembly protein, with protein sequence MNRPRFPIAGHQRGVSLVVALILLLIMTLLGLAALRTTGLQEHMSANMIDRNAQFQAAESALRQAEAQISAGVTIPDSGCTSGICATPVAGAADRWLDSSFSGWQTSNGTGNRDAAISTVYIAEYMGDGAYGPNCNTSKSTSSSVDPNCSMLRYRVTARSEGDGRAQVVLQTNFVTPQ encoded by the coding sequence ATGAACCGACCCCGTTTTCCAATCGCCGGGCATCAGCGCGGTGTGTCGCTGGTGGTGGCCCTGATCCTGTTGCTGATCATGACGTTGCTGGGCCTGGCCGCCCTGCGGACGACCGGTCTGCAGGAACACATGAGCGCCAACATGATCGACCGGAACGCGCAGTTCCAGGCGGCCGAGTCGGCGCTGCGCCAGGCCGAAGCGCAGATCAGCGCCGGCGTCACCATCCCGGACAGCGGATGCACCAGCGGCATTTGCGCCACGCCCGTCGCAGGTGCGGCCGACCGCTGGCTGGACTCCAGCTTTTCCGGCTGGCAGACCTCCAACGGCACCGGCAATCGCGACGCGGCAATCAGCACCGTCTATATCGCCGAATACATGGGCGACGGCGCCTATGGCCCGAACTGCAACACCTCCAAGTCCACGTCTTCCTCCGTCGATCCCAACTGCTCGATGTTGCGCTACCGGGTGACCGCGCGTAGCGAGGGCGACGGCCGCGCCCAGGTCGTGCTGCAGACCAATTTCGTGACGCCCCAATGA
- a CDS encoding PilW family protein has translation MTGLRPPASGKQGGFTLIELMIALVIGLVVTGAAIGIFLSSQNIYRSSEAMSRMQENMRTAYDLLARDLRVAGGNACNTRAVTNALTSGTGEWWGQLSDWGSAVKGYSTTTAFSSGGPAFGTSAGTRLSGTSAVDLFSGGDEVATVTADSGSVFTLNRSDANFVSSDVMVVCDTNRSMIFNATTVSGAAVTHPTTMTFAANAAVARFNAVRWYVGTNAAGNPALFRLREDGGTSAQEEVAEGVSALTMTYLVSGAASYVDASAVTSWSTVLSVRVAMTITSTAKVGTDGKALTRSMVNVISLRNRDG, from the coding sequence CGAGCTGATGATCGCGCTGGTCATCGGCCTGGTGGTCACTGGCGCCGCGATCGGGATCTTCCTGTCGAGCCAGAACATCTACCGCAGCAGCGAAGCCATGAGCCGCATGCAGGAAAACATGCGCACCGCTTACGACCTGCTGGCGCGCGATCTGCGCGTGGCCGGTGGCAATGCCTGCAATACCCGCGCCGTCACCAATGCGCTGACCAGCGGGACCGGGGAGTGGTGGGGACAGTTGAGTGACTGGGGGAGTGCGGTCAAGGGGTATTCCACGACGACGGCCTTCAGCAGTGGCGGTCCAGCGTTCGGCACCAGCGCCGGCACGCGCCTGAGCGGGACCTCCGCCGTGGACCTGTTCTCCGGCGGGGACGAGGTGGCGACCGTCACCGCCGATAGCGGCAGTGTGTTCACGCTCAATCGTAGCGATGCCAATTTCGTCTCCAGCGACGTCATGGTGGTGTGTGACACCAATCGCTCCATGATCTTCAATGCCACCACGGTGTCGGGCGCGGCGGTGACGCACCCCACGACGATGACGTTTGCGGCCAATGCAGCGGTCGCGCGCTTCAATGCGGTGCGTTGGTATGTCGGCACCAATGCTGCGGGTAATCCGGCGCTGTTCCGCCTGCGCGAAGACGGCGGGACGAGTGCGCAGGAGGAGGTGGCCGAAGGCGTGTCCGCCTTGACCATGACCTATCTGGTCAGCGGCGCGGCGTCCTACGTGGATGCTTCGGCGGTGACCAGCTGGAGCACCGTGCTTTCGGTGCGTGTGGCCATGACCATCACCAGCACGGCCAAGGTCGGCACCGACGGCAAGGCCCTGACCCGCTCGATGGTCAATGTGATTTCGCTCAGGAACCGCGACGGATGA